A window of Nicotiana tabacum cultivar K326 chromosome 24, ASM71507v2, whole genome shotgun sequence contains these coding sequences:
- the LOC107825889 gene encoding uncharacterized protein LOC107825889, with protein MKTVSCKNLTKKTSDDMPHDKKDVRAAKILVQMAKVKASFAKDFPSLHVKDGVVKGGCRFRTGKLMRIENGKKLDLQSERATIAERKSRKRTFHSLEISDHLNLTSRSCKRNLQKAKEMEDETGAFRDWINPSFQEPLKKLQSTCIVPTIADTSSFSIIHLVYAVRTALITPLGKNNSLIFGKYVETNEKKQRKHSEEVSWIEKHGGCFSGLKGFVRKNLPSLTTHEIVERVRLNPCDFHILEAEEPLQDLVTGVLKVFSSRTLPVGAKSRKALVVYDRHSKSWSWIGPLPSFLLHSHHIEEETSPQAWGLPHKTLVKMVDSFAYWLKEGQEMQLKIGSLPKPPRELMQHINCRERLKESRAVKSLRTISPCCEAVRAYFRREETLRYTVPDRAFSYTAIDGRRSVVAPLKSYSGKPSTKVRDHHILKQNRPLHFTVLCLVRDAAARLPGGVGTRADICVLVRDSQFIVEDISVLQVNQVVSGALDRLHYENDPCVKFEKKWRLWAYLHGDRQEEDFEYDSTCSVKRRKRAKK; from the exons ATGAAGACCGTGAGTTGCAAAAACTTGACCAAAAAGACATCTGATGACATGCCTCATGACAAGAAAGACGTTCGTGCAGCAAAGATTCTGGTACAAATGGCCAAAGTGAAAGCCAGTTTTGCAAAGGATTTTCCATCTCTTCATGTTAAAGATGGTGTGGTTAAAGGTGGCTGCCGATTCAGAACAGGCAAGCTGATGAGGATAGAAAATGGGAAAAAATTAGACTTGCAATCTGAAAGAGCTACTATTGCAGAGAGAAAAAGTAGAAAGAGGACATTCCATTCACTTGAAATATCAGATCATCTTAATTTAACAAGTAGATCATGCAAAAGAAATCTACAGAAAGCAAAG GAAATGGAGGACGAGACTGGTGCTTTTAGGGACTGGATAAATCCCTCATTTCAGGAACCACTAAAGAAGCTGCAGTCAACTTGTATTGTCCCCACTATCGCTGATACATCCTCATTTTCCATTATACATCTTGTCTACGCTGTCCGAACTGCTTTAATTACACCACTTGGAAAAAACAATAGCCTCATTTTTGGCAAGTATGTTGAAACCAAcgagaagaaacaaagaaagcatTCTGAAGAGGTCAGTTGGATTGAGAAGCATGGTGGATGTTTCTCTGGATTGAAAGGATTTGTCCGGAAGAACTTACCTTCTCTTACTACACATGAAATTGTGGAGCGTGTGAGATTGAATCCTTGTGACTTTCATATTCTAGAAGCCGAGGAGCCGCTTCAGGATTTAGTCACTGGAGTTCTCAAAGTGTTCTCATCAAGAACATTACCAGTCGGAGCAAAATCACGAAAGGCACTTGTAGTATATGACAGGCATAGCAAAAGTTGGTCATGGATTGGTCCGCTCCCTTCCTTTTTACTGCATTCTCACCATATTGAGGAAGAAACATCTCCTCAGGCTTGGGGTCTTCCACACAAAACTCTCGTGAAAATGGTTGATTCGTTTGCTTACTGGTTGAAAGAAGGGCAAGAGATGCAACTAAAAATTGGTAGTCTTCCGAAACCCCCACGGGAGTTGATGCAACATATCAACTGTAGGGAAAGGTTAAAGGAATCGAGAGCTGTGAAGAGTCTTAGGACCATAAGTCCCTGCTGTGAGGCAGTAAGAGCTTATTTCCGTAGAGAAGAAACTCTAAGGTACACAGTACCTGACAGGGCTTTCTCATATACAGCCATTGATGGTCGGAGGTCTGTCGTTGCACCTCTGAAAAGTTATAGCGGAAAACCATCAACAAAGGTTCGTGATCACCATATTCTTAAACAAAATCGACCACTTCATTTTACTGTCCTTTGTTTGGTAAGAGATGCAGCTGCTAGATTGCCTGGAGGTGTTGGAACCAGAGCTGATATCTGCGTTTTGGTACGGGACTCTCAGTTCATTGTTGAGGACATCTCAGTTTTGCAAGTTAACCAAGTTGTTAGTGGAGCTTTGGACCGTTTGCACTATGAAAATGATccgtgtgtaaaatttgagaagaaatggCGTCTATGGGCCTATTTACATGGTGATCGACAAGAAGAAGATTTTGAATACGACTCTACATGTTCTGTGAAGAGAAGGAAGAGGGCAAAGAAATGA